The sequence TCTCTCAGATCAATTCACGCAAAACCTTATtggcaaaataaaaatccatgTAATATTGTGCTCGTCTGCATGGTACtaccaaatatttttttaaaataaataaataatttatgcaCTATGGAATGaatatttgttattaatttacaCTTAGGAGAGTTACTAAACTATTAATCTCTCAAATTATGGAGTAAATACATTACGAGCAGAATCACCGGACactctttttttataagaatgaaGCCAGAAGTTAATTAGCACACTTACTGTGACCATGGAAGATCCTCTCAAAATAGAACTCGGTTTAGTTTAAAATTGAATCCAAATAATTAGATAGCtgaaatttcaataaaatgaaattgaaaaattaaagaatacacaaatttttttatattaaattacgagtatttttatattttttagatatttaatttaaaaatgtatttacatcttcaataaattaatcaggtattataaatatattttataatttaaactttaaataatatatataatcttagAAAGCTTGGTTTGAGTTAACAAAACTGAAACTTATAGGATTATGTAAgacttaatttcttatttattttttaaatcgaACCAAAACTGAATTGAACTAAACCAACGAGTTGATTTcgatttttagtttttatcaGATTTCCCAGATACCACATGCTTGCTGCGGTATTGAGACTAAAGATAGCCTTAAGACTGGGAAAACAAAACACTGTTTTGTCTTTTATAACTGTATAATACACATAGaattgttaaaaagaaaaaggaaaaacagcAACAGAACACTGTATCGGACACATGGTTAATTAATTGCATTACAAAATGTGTGTGCTCCAAGAAAGTGGAAACTGCCCCACTCCAATCACAAAACCAGACTTCAATTTCTTGTTCATATAAAACCTCTACACATCTCAAAACATTAACCATTCGTCTTCTTCAAATATCTCTAAACATACTTCCAAAAACTTTTAGCCCCACTGCCCTCGATTCTTTGGCTGCTATTCCTTAGACAGAGATTATTATTTCAGTTATGTCTGGCATTGTGGATACGTGGACGAGCGAGCTAGCCAAGCTACGTGAAAAGGGTCAACCCATTTGGTCAGGTGGTTCGCACCCTACTGCTATTTTTGAGTCTAATAATGCGGTTCAACCTACAGCAGTAAGCTCCCTTGGGTTGTTCAATGCTTTTGGGAGAGTTATGCGAGTCAAACCACTCCCGTGTTCTGATGCTTCTTCACTAACGATGCTTGTTGAGTGGTTTAGCCCttgaagttgaagttgaagttttcattttctctttcttttgttaagAGAGTGGTTTCTCTGTCTTGTTACTTCAACCTTATGTGTAAATAAATGGAATCCAATATGATAAGTTAATTATTGTGACtgtaatatcaaattttaattattcattcgTGCCTAACCTCGCAATTTTAGCTAACTAacttattatttgatttaattttcctaatagattaaaaactaaatagcatattacaTATGTGGTTATAATTTGCAATAGGCATATAATCTTTAAAACAAAATGTGTAACATATGCTTTTTTTTCCTTGCCGAGCTTAATTTGGTAGCTAAAAACCGCGAAGTCatttaaatgagaaaaaagGAACTGACAGCTGTGGGATTTGAACCCACGCCCTTTCGGACCAGAGCCTAAATCTGGCGCCTTAGACCACTCGGCCAAACTGTCACGGATAGTATATAATGATGACTGTGAGAATTGGAATCCAATGGGAAAATCGCAAACTAACAACAGACAAACCCATTGTATTGGGTCATCTAAAAGCTTTGAATTTTCCAACTTTCTTCTTTCCTCAATAATTGTTGAGCAAGTTTAATCCCACTTGGACACCTCATGTGACATGCCACTTTCCTATTTCCAAGTGACAAACTTATCACCACACCATCCAAATTACATGAATGAATGATAACATCTTTGCATCCCTCCCTTATTCTATATGCATAAACCACCTTCCCTTTatccttattttttattccatCCGTTTTCATATAAAACGGAATTAGAAAAGGAATTAGCTGGGAGCAGCCACACCCTAACATTTCACTCATGAGTTATGCATAGCCAATACAGTGAAATAGGAAATAGGAATAttcaaagaagaaagagaattatATGCTAAAATTTGACAGTATCTATGGGCAACCACATGTAGTTTTCTTTGGTCCCCACTCAAAACCCACTTCCTCAACTCTGCATACTACTTTTCCAAGAAGaagtcatcatcatcatttcATATCTCCTCTATAAAAGCCAATTCTTTAGCCTAATTCTTCATAttcagcaaaagaaaaagagaaagcagAAGCCAAtctatacatacatatataccAAAAGAAGTTGAGTGCTTAATTCATTACAGTTTCTTAATCCttgcaaaaaaatattaaaatgtctGCAGCAGTTGTGGGGACATGGGTGAGTGAGCTAGAAAAGCTCAAGGAAAAGGTTAGACCAAAGAAGCCGTTATTATTCTTGTCAAAGAAAGCCCAAGGAGCAGTTGTtcgagaagaaaaagaagctgcACAACAAGAAAGCAAAGTAGAAACTACAATGTCTGAGGCCACTGTCTGCTTGCTTATGGACCGCTTTGCTCCTTTGTGATCATCAGCATCAACCATGAATATGttaaaaagaatgaataaatttGTATCTCCCAGGAAAATATTCATTTCCAATCTTGtacttttttttgttgtttgtaGGTGCATGTATGATATAATTCTCAAGCTTTTGCTtgtaaatttcaattatttgtgacttgggatttctttttctttctctttctctctctgtctctATCTCTGTTTTCATCTTCTATTTTGTTACATGGAAATTTTTAAAGATGAAAAGGTTTCCTTTTAGTTGGAGCCGGCTTACTTCCTCTGTTATAAGGCAGACACTCCATTAGGGAGCTGCTGCATGTTTAAATAACTAACATATGCTCCTCTGTAATTTggagtaaaactattaacttTTCAGCTTCAGTTCAGATTGTTGTTAAAGTTCTCTTCTGATAGgggggaagaagaaaaattaataatattaagatcCAAGAGCAGCAAAAGGTCATCTCCTGAGCCTGCTCACTCAAGTTGCTTGTTCTTGGCTGCAATCTAGTATCATCTAGTATATCTcactaaaattgaaataaagaataacaaatggattaatattttttatgctaTAATTAGCAATGGCAAATGAACCTGTACACCATAAGCTTATGGTATGTTTTCAGCTTTTCAAGAATAAGCAACACGTGATGTTTTTATTCTGTTATCCCAACTACTCTATCGTATttctcctctttctatctAGAAGTATATAGTACATTGAATTTTTGCTAAAAAAAGTGTTTAGCAGTGCCTCTCTGATAGTATAGTAACACAGTAAATCATGAAGTTGAGCTTGCCTCATTACTGGAAGAAGAGTATTCAACGGGTTCCTCGTGCTCCCAGTGCAAAATTTCCCTCGCATATCTGAGAGCTTCATCAACGTTATCAGGTTCCAATGCTGTAACTACTGATGCAAACAGCTTGTTATCAGTAAGCAAAGTGAACAATCTCTTGAACTTAAATGCAATATATTGAAACGCCCGGTGAGCCAACGAAGGGTTTGTAGCTCTGATgatgctgctgctgctacAGCTGTTGCGATTATGGCCAATAATTGGATCGAAGTCATGAAACCATTCGCATCGAGTGAGCGGAACCTGTTCAATTTTTTCCTCGAGCAAGTCGAATTTGTTCAGTACTAGAAGAaacttcttcttttcaaaCATTGGATTAGTAACAATGCTTTCAAATAGCTGCTTGCTTGCCATCATCTTATTAATGGCAACTCCATTGCTGTCTTTGACATACTCATCATAGTCGATCAATGAAACACAAAATAAGACCATGTCAACATCTTCAAACATTTCCAACCATTTGCAGTTTCCTCCAAGAACGTTTGGATGTACCCTAATGAGTTGGTACCTGCAAATATACATGTTGCTGACTAAAATTGtccaagaaaaatgaatacataaataaataagtgaaATAGTATCATCAATATCTCATTTACCACCTGAAACCAACTTAATACTCCCTTCCACAGATATGGTTTTCAACCAGATGTAGAATATATATGAACATATTACAATCCTTATTCACTAATTCAAGTAGTTAGTACTCTAAAAAAACAACTAGCACTGTATAATATAGGACTAACCTCATTGAAGGATCATGCTCATTGTGTTCACAGCTGTCTTGAGCTGGAATAGGAAATGAGAACTCCATGGAAGAAAGCCCTTTGGATGACGTGATTCCCTCAGTATACAAGATGTCCATATTAGTTGGTTCATATTCTGGCTTAGAAATCTCAACAGCCTGAGCAGGAGGACAACATCAGATAGGACATAATTAGCGATTCTCACAAAAGATCATATACTTTTCGCTCTTTCCATGGGCAGAAAATTACAACTTAACATTGACAATCAACAACTCATACTGTAGGAATCAACTAAAAACATGTGGTTTTACCCGTTCCAGGAAATAAGAAGCAGCTCGAGGTAGCAATTCCAATTCATTCCTGCGGCTATACGTAGCTTGGAATGCTGCATCATTCCATAATTCCTCAACGAAAGGTGCATATTCACGGGTCGAAGCTGGGAATATGGTTTCCAAATTCCCAGACAGAATTACATTAAGAAGCCAATCTGAGAAACCTTTCAATTTTGGGCTGATGTCATAGGTTGTTCTATTGTTGATCTGACCGGCATTATCTGCTAGAACTAAATAAATTCAGATCtaccataaaagaaattaattatggAAACCTATGCAGCCAAGAGCAAGTGTTTTAAGGATTGTGTTTGAGTGGTGTAGGTGTCAAACAATAGACAGGCAAAATATGCTGCATAATAGGGGATTACAGAAAGAAACTTTGCAGCAAGACTTAAATGAATACATGAACGAATGACTTGAAGCTAACAAGCTCAAATATAACTAGTCGAGCtgtcttattaaaataaaatagattaatggctatttctaattctaaactTTATGAACTTTTATTATAAGGGCATAAAACTTAATCTTACTGGTTTGACtcataaaatataccattGCACAATTTACCTGAAGAACTACATTGGTCAATGACATGTCGTTTCTTTCTAATCAAACTTTGTTCTTCAAATTGTTCACGCCCCTCCAGCAGTATACCAAGATAACCATATAAATGACTTTGGATCATCATCTTAATATTTTGACGCTCTTCTTCAGAAAATGGAATGCGGTAGACAATTTTCGCCTGAAATTAACAGTTAACAAATTCAACATAATGCTTCTTGTAATCCCACTATAAATCAAGGCAGCTTCTAGTAAAGGGAAGTAATTGTCAAGATGCACATTTATAAGCCACAGCTTTTTATAATATCTCCATGATCTCACTAGTAATTTATtgttagaaaagaaatataagatAAAGATGAGTTTGCATTGAAATGAATTTCAATGATGAGAAAGGGAAagcattttttataaaatatcatgcTCTAATGTTAAGAGAAGTGTATAGTTTACAAGCCAACAGCAAACAGAGGACAAAGAAGAACACACATTGTTTCATGATCAGAAATTccttttaactttaaaaagaaagaaaaaagaagaagaagaagaagaagaagagggaaaaagaaattcccAAAATGAGTTTCAACTCTTAAAAACGAAATAAGAAATGTTTCTATGAAAAGGTAAGGTCCTAATGTTTAGAATAGTGCTCCTAGAGTTGCAGCTTAGATCACTACTATTTAAATGTGATCCTGCAAGTGTAACTCACTTGaacttatcattttaattaaacaatgattAAAATTGAGAAGAAGGATGTTTGCCAACTAGAAGGACGGACGAAGAACAAAATTTAATGATAGACCATTGATGTCCACAGGTCTCCTCACTAACCTGACCATCGTGAACATTTACAGTTTCCAACTTGCAAATTTTAGCATTTTCTTGCAACTTTTGATTATGCAGGCAAAGTTTATACACAGGCCAGAGTTTCTTAAACATGGTCTTCAGCTTCTAAATTTATTCTTGTTTTCCGCCAGAGTTTTTTGTAAGAACAGAACAGCGTTAAATATTGGGAGGATGTTACTGTTATTATGAGATTAGATGAGCATAGCTGAAGGGAAGCAAATCTTACCTGTTTAAAAACGGTACTTGTGCCAGATTTTTCATAACCAACAAGAAGAAGTTTATAAAGTGTTTTCTGACGAAGGCCTGGTGGGAGCACGCTATTCTCCTCACCACCACTGGCACGGGCAGAAGCAGGAGGAGTTGGCAAAGACAATGCAGCACAAATCAACTTTGCCGTATTCTGCAAAGTTCCTCCACAATTATTACAAGTCAAGTGATTAAATTGAAGCAGGTAAATTACATATGCTGATGCAGAATAggattcaattaaataaattgattctCCAATTCCATGCTAACATACTTTTTCCCATATTCTCCCTTTTACATTATTCATTCCCTCTTCCTGATAGGATCCATCTGCATCAACCCAAAAATGATTTGTTCCTTCACATTTCACTCCTACCAACTGCAAAGATTAGACAAAATGACATCAACCGTATGAGCtagggaaaaaaaataaaaaagaacaatcCAAATTAAAAGTGACTTAATTGTGTCCAGCATAACAACCTGCAGCATCAAAAGTTCTACTTTAGTTATCTCTCGATTATTTATCATAATATTTGTGTTTCCATTGCTCGCGTCTCGCTTTATATGACCACCAATAGTCAACTGGGGACTAATTATTTGGCAGGG comes from Ricinus communis isolate WT05 ecotype wild-type chromosome 5, ASM1957865v1, whole genome shotgun sequence and encodes:
- the LOC8275534 gene encoding extra-large guanine nucleotide-binding protein 1 isoform X1 — its product is MSSLLRKILPVVPSSTPKEDDESNYESSYSFAALYSGPLITHEIPRAVPVDVTQIPIASKIASSSKVNDVPLPVIQPILKSKSSGKKPPKVPRLGKSNDEHCKSSNGIAESSKVGYGNGDECRPNLSNGRGSSREMEDAIGDECRSNLSDTVQSSGNVRDSSHEVSGHLQVLEVREDNEEDSGRDFQDYMNPTNCESMESDLSSHSISSEIFSGKEDDCIGEAPSHVRRPSVTFLDPESSNVLQEDSDISAVESEIPARPMALRPGKKGACYRCLKGNRLTEKEICIVCGAKYCFKCLLKAMGSMPEGRKCVTCIGLKIDESKRKDLGKCSRMLKQLLPKLEVKQIMNSERSCEVNKLPPELVYVNGERLSQEELFMLQTCPYPPKKLKPGNYWYDKVSGFWGKEGQKPCQIISPQLTIGGHIKRDASNGNTNIMINNREITKVELLMLQLVGVKCEGTNHFWVDADGSYQEEGMNNVKGRIWEKNTAKLICAALSLPTPPASARASGGEENSVLPPGLRQKTLYKLLLVGYEKSGTSTVFKQAKIVYRIPFSEEERQNIKMMIQSHLYGYLGILLEGREQFEEQSLIRKKRHVIDQCSSSADNAGQINNRTTYDISPKLKGFSDWLLNVILSGNLETIFPASTREYAPFVEELWNDAAFQATYSRRNELELLPRAASYFLERAVEISKPEYEPTNMDILYTEGITSSKGLSSMEFSFPIPAQDSCEHNEHDPSMRYQLIRVHPNVLGGNCKWLEMFEDVDMVLFCVSLIDYDEYVKDSNGVAINKMMASKQLFESIVTNPMFEKKKFLLVLNKFDLLEEKIEQVPLTRCEWFHDFDPIIGHNRNSCSSSSIIRATNPSLAHRAFQYIAFKFKRLFTLLTDNKLFASVVTALEPDNVDEALRYAREILHWEHEEPVEYSSSSNEASSTS
- the LOC8275534 gene encoding extra-large guanine nucleotide-binding protein 1 isoform X2 translates to MSSLLRKILPVVPSSTPKEDDESNYESSYSFAALYSGPLITHEIPRAVPVDVTQIPIASKIASSSKVNDVPLPVIQPILKSKSSGKKPPKVPRLGKSNDEHCKSSNGIAESSKVGYGNGDECRPNLSNGRGSSREMEDAIGDECRSNLSDTVQSSGNVRDSSHEVSGHLQVLEVREDNEEDSGRDFQDYMNPTNCESMESDLSSHSISSEIFSGKEDDCIGEAPSHVRRPSVTFLDPESSNVLQEDSDISAVESEIPARPMALRPGKKGACYRCLKGNRLTEKEICIVCGAKYCFKCLLKAMGSMPEGRKCVTCIGLKIDESKRKDLGKCSRMLKQLLPKLEVKQIMNSERSCEVNKLPPELVYVNGERLSQEELFMLQTCPYPPKKLKPGNYWYDKVSGFWGKEGQKPCQIISPQLTIGGHIKRDASNGNTNIMINNREITKVELLMLQLVGVKCEGTNHFWVDADGSYQEEGMNNVKGRIWEKNTAKLICAALSLPTPPASARASGGEENSVLPPGLRQKTLYKLLLVGYEKSGTSTVFKQAKIVYRIPFSEEERQNIKMMIQSHLYGYLGILLEGREQFEEQSLIRKKRHVIDQCSSSDNAGQINNRTTYDISPKLKGFSDWLLNVILSGNLETIFPASTREYAPFVEELWNDAAFQATYSRRNELELLPRAASYFLERAVEISKPEYEPTNMDILYTEGITSSKGLSSMEFSFPIPAQDSCEHNEHDPSMRYQLIRVHPNVLGGNCKWLEMFEDVDMVLFCVSLIDYDEYVKDSNGVAINKMMASKQLFESIVTNPMFEKKKFLLVLNKFDLLEEKIEQVPLTRCEWFHDFDPIIGHNRNSCSSSSIIRATNPSLAHRAFQYIAFKFKRLFTLLTDNKLFASVVTALEPDNVDEALRYAREILHWEHEEPVEYSSSSNEASSTS